One Danio aesculapii chromosome 13, fDanAes4.1, whole genome shotgun sequence DNA window includes the following coding sequences:
- the qrfpra gene encoding pyroglutamylated RF-amide peptide receptor: protein MGDKKITPEVLEQLLQFYNLTRQEFIETYQIEPLVYIPELPAGAKTTFVLVYTVIFLLALVGNSVVVYIVLRKRGIQTATNIFICSLAVSDLLISFFCIPFTLLQNISSEWFGGVLVCKTVPFVQTTAVVTGILTMTCIAVERYQGIVHPLKIKRQCTPQRAYRMLGVVWIAAMMVGSPMLFVQQLEVKYDFLYDNHHVCCQERWRSSTHRKRYATFILVFLFLLPLAAMLILYTRIGIELWIRKQVGDSSVLNAMNQREVSKIARKKRRAIKMMVTIVVLFTVCWAPFHTVHILFEYSYLNKKYDDVTVNMIIAVAQAIGFSNSFNNPIIYAFMNENFQKNCMSTLSVCIRRSSHRVDVKDKSKVLFCKSARQDEEISVMPRIHIIDQVQYARSNMRTSMSFLEERISVENNRNHAGCIRD, encoded by the exons ATGGGGGATAAGAAGATTACTCCCGAAGTGCTGGAGCAACTACTACAGTTTTACAACCTCACCCGTCAGGAGTTCATCGAGACGTACCAGATCGAGCCGCTGGTTTACATCCCGGAGTTACCCGCTGGCGCCAAAACTACGTTTGTTCTCGTGTACACGGTGATTTTTCTGCTGGCTCTCGTCGGAAACAGTGTCGTTGTGTATATTGTGTTAAGAAAGCGAGGTATTCAGACCGCCACGAATATCTTCATCTGCTCTCTAGCCGTCAGCGACCTGCTCATCTCTTTCTTCTGCATCCCATTCACTCTCCTGCAGAACATTTCTTCTGAATGGTTCGGTG GTGTGCTGGTGTGTAAAACTGTCCCATTTGTTCAGACCACTGCTGTAGTGACCGGCATCCTCACAATGACCTGCATCGCTGTGGAGAGATACCAGGGCATCGTACATCCTCTGAAAATCAAAAGACAATGCACCCCGCAAAGAGCATATCGAATGCTGG GGGTTGTCTGGATCGCAGCCATGATGGTTGGATCACCAATGCTTTTTGTTCAACAATTAGAG GTGAAATATGACTTTCTGTACGATAACCATCATGTGTGCTGTCAGGAGCGCTGGAGGTCGAGCACCCACAGGAAACGATACGCAACCTTCATCTTAGTATTCCTCTTCCTCCTGCCTCTCGCAGCCATGCTCATACTCTACACCAGAATCGGGATTGAGCTCTGGATCCGCAAACAAGTTGGAGACTCTTCAGTCCTCAATGCTATGAACCAAAGGGAGGTCAGCAAAATAGCCAG AAAGAAGCGAAGAGCAATCAAGATGATGGTCACCATTGTCGTGCTGTTTACTGTCTGCTGGGCTCCTTTTCATACAGTTCACATCCTGTTTGAGTACA gttACCTGAACAAGAAGTACGATGACGTCACAGTTAATATGATTATAGCTGTCGCACAGGCCATAGGCTTTTCAAATTCATTCAACAATCCTATTATCTATGCTTTTATGAATGAAAACTTCCAGAAGAACTGCATGTCCACGCTTTCTGTTTGCATTAGGAGGTCCAGCCACCGTGTGGACGTAAAGGACAAATCAAAAGTGCTTTTTTGTAAGTCTGCCAGGCAGGATGAAGAGATCTCCGTCATGCCTAGAATACATATAATCGATCAGGTGCAATATGCAAGATCAAACATGCGAACGTCTATGTCATTTCTAGAGGAGAGAATTTCTGTGGAGAACAATAGGAATCATGCAGGATGTATTAGAGACTGA
- the rps24 gene encoding 40S ribosomal protein S24 isoform X1: protein MNDTVTVRTRKFMTNRLLQRKQMIVDVLHPGKATVPKTEIREKLAKMYKTTPDVVFVFGFKTQFGGGKTTGFGMIYDSLDYAKKNEPKYRLQRHGLYEKKKTSRKQRKERKNRMKKVRGIKKASVGASGKKK from the exons ATG AACGACACAGTCACTGTCAGGACCAGAAAGTTTATGACAAACCGGCTGCTTCAGAGGAAGCAAATG ATTGTCGATGTCCTGCATCCGGGCAAAGCAACAGTCCCTAAAACAGAGATCAGGGAAAAGCTTgcaaaaatgtacaaaacaacCCCTGATGTGGTGTTCGTCTTTGGCTTCAAAACACAGTTTGGTGGTGGCAAGACAACAGGATTCGGCATGATCTACGATTCGTTGGACTACGCCAAGAAGAATGAGCCCAAATACAGGCTGCAGAGG CATGGCCTTTATGAGAAGAAAAAGACATCCAGAAAACAGCGCAAGGAACGCAAGAACAGAATGAAGAAAGTTAGAGGCATCAAGAAAGCATCTGTTGGTGCTTCTGGCAAAAAG AAGTGA
- the rps24 gene encoding 40S ribosomal protein S24 isoform X2 has product MNDTVTVRTRKFMTNRLLQRKQMIVDVLHPGKATVPKTEIREKLAKMYKTTPDVVFVFGFKTQFGGGKTTGFGMIYDSLDYAKKNEPKYRLQRHGLYEKKKTSRKQRKERKNRMKKVRGIKKASVGASGKK; this is encoded by the exons ATG AACGACACAGTCACTGTCAGGACCAGAAAGTTTATGACAAACCGGCTGCTTCAGAGGAAGCAAATG ATTGTCGATGTCCTGCATCCGGGCAAAGCAACAGTCCCTAAAACAGAGATCAGGGAAAAGCTTgcaaaaatgtacaaaacaacCCCTGATGTGGTGTTCGTCTTTGGCTTCAAAACACAGTTTGGTGGTGGCAAGACAACAGGATTCGGCATGATCTACGATTCGTTGGACTACGCCAAGAAGAATGAGCCCAAATACAGGCTGCAGAGG CATGGCCTTTATGAGAAGAAAAAGACATCCAGAAAACAGCGCAAGGAACGCAAGAACAGAATGAAGAAAGTTAGAGGCATCAAGAAAGCATCTGTTGGTGCTTCTGGCAAAAAG TAA